GCAGGGGCCGAGCAGCGACATGTAGATAAGCGATCTCAGGGCGCACAGTGCCTGGTTGGAGCAGATGTTGGACGTGGCCTTGGCCCGGCGGATGTGTTGCTCACGGGCCTGGAGGGTCAACACGTAGCCCGTTTTGCCGTCCACATCGTTTGTGCGGCCCACAATGCGGCCGGGGAACTGGCGGATATGCTCCTTGCGGCAGGTCATAATGCCCAGGTAGGGGCCGCCGAACGAAAGGGGCATGCCGAGGCTCTGCCCTTCGGCAACGGCCACATCCGCGCCCATTTCGCCGGGCGTTTTCAGCACCGACTGCATGACGGGGTACACGGAAATGACGCCGAAAGCCTTGTGTTCGCGCGCTTTGGCAAACACCTGTGTATAGTCGGCCACTGCGCCAAAGAAGTTGGGGTTCTGCACGATGACGGCGGCAGTGGTGTCGTCGATGGCAGCCATGAGCGCGTCAAGACGGCTCACGCCCTTTTCCTGTTTGACGGTTTTGAGATCAAGGTCAAGGCTGGAAATATAGGATGCCAGCATGACGCGCCAGATGGGGTTGACGGCCTCGTCCACCACCAGCACGCGGCGGCGGGTGGCGCGAACGGCCATCATGGCGGCCTCGAAAATGGCGGAACCGCCGTCGTACACCGAGGCATTGGCGCAATCCATGCCCATGAGGCGGCTTATGGCCGTCTGGAACTCAAAAATGGCCTGCAGGGTTCCCTGCGAGCACTCGGGCTGATAGGGCGTGTAGGAGGTGTAGAACTCGCTGCGCCCTGAAAGCGCGTCCACAGCCTTGGGGATGTCGTGGGCATAGTAGCCCGCGCCAAGGAAGGACATGATATCCGGGCAGTTTTTGGCGGCCAGGCCCTCAAAGTAGGCGCAAACGTCAGCTTCTGACTGACCTTTGGGCAGATTGAACTGTTTGGGGCGCATTTCCGGAGGAATATCGGCAAAAAGGCCGTCCAGATCGCGCACACC
The window above is part of the Desulfovibrio sp. genome. Proteins encoded here:
- the gcvPA gene encoding aminomethyl-transferring glycine dehydrogenase subunit GcvPA, with product MPYIPHTPEELQEMLSVVGVRDLDGLFADIPPEMRPKQFNLPKGQSEADVCAYFEGLAAKNCPDIMSFLGAGYYAHDIPKAVDALSGRSEFYTSYTPYQPECSQGTLQAIFEFQTAISRLMGMDCANASVYDGGSAIFEAAMMAVRATRRRVLVVDEAVNPIWRVMLASYISSLDLDLKTVKQEKGVSRLDALMAAIDDTTAAVIVQNPNFFGAVADYTQVFAKAREHKAFGVISVYPVMQSVLKTPGEMGADVAVAEGQSLGMPLSFGGPYLGIMTCRKEHIRQFPGRIVGRTNDVDGKTGYVLTLQAREQHIRRAKATSNICSNQALCALRSLIYMSLLGPCGLTRLAENNMALTRYAVERLTAIKGIELLNDAPYGNEVALRLPIPAQSLVDALAGHGCVPGYPLGRYYPGMENVLLLACTERNSRQQIGMLAETVGGLL